The following nucleotide sequence is from Candidatus Poribacteria bacterium.
AAACAGGGAAAAGATCATGAAAAACTACACACTCATTCTTATACTCCTACTTGCCACCATCTCCTGCGCAAGTGCCGAAGATCAGGCAGATTACAGCGACGACAAAATCCGTACTCTACTGCCCTTTGATGCGATTCCCGCGATTACTGAACCCCAATTCGTTTCTGCTGGTGCCGCAAAATTAGACCCGGATGCCCCCGTCATCGGCGTAACCTTCAACGACGAAAGCCACGCTTACTCGCTCTATCTGCTCAACGGACACGAAATTGTCAACGATGTTGTGGGCGGATTGAACATCGCCACGACGTGGTGACCGCTCTGCAAAACGGCTATCGTGTATAGTCGCGATCTTGACGGTAAGACGTATACCTTCGGTGTGAGTGGTAAATTGTGGCGGGACGCGCTATTGATGTACGACCATCAGACCCGTTCCCTCTGGTCGCATATCACTGGGGAAGCGATACAAGGGCCCCTTACCGGTAAGCGGTTGAAGATGCTCGCCTCCATGCCGCAGATTGCATGGAAAACATGGCAGCTAAACTATCCGAAGACCCAGGTGTTGTCTGTACCTACGGGAGGTGGCATGCGCGAGAGCAGAAGCCAAGATGCCTACGCAGACTACCATGCCAGCCGACGTGCCGGTGTCAGCGGCATGGAATATACCGATAATAGGTTACCCAATAAATCCCTCGTGATCGGTGTTCAACTGCAGACTAAAGATGGTGCTCCTGGGCGTGATGGTGCTGATGGACAGGACGGTGCCGACGGCGGACGTGGTGGAGATGGTGGAGACGGAGGTGCCGGTGGACGCGGTGGAGATGGTGGGGACGGTGGAGATGGTGGACAGGACGGCACTGCTGGACAAGATGGTGCTCCTGGACGGAGTGGTAATTTCGATCCCTATAACACACAGTTTCGCGCGTACCCGTTGACACACTTTGCCGAAACTACCGTAATCAACGATATGGTTGGCGAGGTGCCATTGCTAATTTTCCACGATAAGGTATCGTTCGCAACGGCTGTTTTTAAGCGGAATGTCGCGAAAGATGTGCGAAACTTTCGTTCTCAAGATGGGCATTTTGTAGAGGATAACACCGGAACACGCTGGAATCTGGTCACAGGTGAGGCAACATCAGGTAAAGATAAGGGAAAACGTTTAGAACGCGTTCCCGCCGTTAATATCTACTGGTTCGCGTGGGCACGGTATTATCCGCAAACAACAATTTACCGTCAGTAGTCTGTTAATCGTCCAATTCGACGACTTCGCCTGTCATATTCCGATGCATCGTCGGACGGATGACTAATTCGGGGATGTTGCTCCGCTGCGGCAGCGTCGCGATGAGTAGAATCGCCGCTGAGGTTTCGTCTACACCTACCATCGTCGCGCGCGCATCCGCATCTGGCGGGATTGGGCGATTGTCCAGAATCGGTGTTGCCACTTCACCGGGGATGATGACACTTGCTCGGATACCTGTGTTCCTCAAATCCGAATTAAGAAATTCGGTGAAGTTGATAACACCCGCCTTCGCCGCGCCGTAAGCGAAACCGCTAAAGGGACCCGGTGTGACCGCCGCAAGCGACGAGATATTAATAATCGTTCCCGATTTCGCCTTTAACATCGCCGGTACAACTGCTTGTGTACAGAAAAAGGTGCCGATCAGATTAGAATCAATCACCGATCGCGCCTCTTCAGGTGTCGTGTTCAGGAGCCGCCGATTGTGTGAGCTGTGTCCAGCATTGTTCACCAGCACATCAATTCGCCCATGTTTATCAAGCACATCGGCAGCCATCTGCGCAACAGCATCATAGTCCGCCACATCGAGCGCGTAAGTCGTCGCTGTGCCACCTGCTGTTTCAACTTCGGCTTTAACAGAGGTCAATTTTGATTCAGTTCTGCCGATAATAACAACCGTTGCCCCTTCTTCTGCCATTGTGAGCGCGGCACCGCGACCGATACCACTGCCGCCACCCGTAATGATACAGACTTGTCCTTTTAAACGCATTCTTATCCTCCATTCGGTAAAATAGGCTTCACTGCCGCTTTCACCTCTTTTGATAGCGATTCCAGTTCATATTGTGCATCCGAGATTTTATCGCGATGCTCGTCAAGTGGGTAACCACCCTTCCCAGTCTCATTGAAATAGGCACTCAATTGGTAGCGTTGAAAGATGTTCATCCGCGGATAATCCTCTGTCCATGGGCTTGCATCGTGGAGTAGATTTGTTGAAAAGATCACCACGTCACCAGCTGTCATCGGAAGCGTAATTGAGGTGGGCGGATCGTGCTGCACGGGCAAATTCTCTGGTGTCTGAAACAGCGATTTATGACTGCCGGGAACGAGGCAAAAACCTGTGCCGGGCGGAACGTCTACCAAAGCCACCCACGTCGCAATGTGGCTACAATAGATATGTCCAGCAGCGGCTTGATAATCGTTGTGCGGATTGCGGAACCCCGGTGGAAATCTAAACCCACTATCATCACGGTGAAAATGTTGTGGCGCATCATGCTTCGTCATCATCGTGAAATTACAGTGGAACAGGCGCGGGGCGTTCATTGTTAACCCCGCAACAACCCGCATAACCTCTGGATTCATCGCAAGGTCTTGAAAGAGATGGTGTCCATATTGGATATGTCCGATGTGTGTTTTACAAGGTTCTTGCCGTCCACGGTCAAGCGGTGGTGGAATGTCGGCTTCATCAATTGTTAGCCAGTGCTGAAGGAGATCCAGCATCTCCGTAATCTCGTCCTTCGGGATAATATTTCTTAAAACGAGAAACCCATGTAAGTCAAAATACCACTTTTCTTCTTCCGTCAAAGTAGAATGGATGGTATACATTAAATCCCTCTCTGCTGTTCAAGATGTGTTAAGGATACAGATTAGCAGAATCTGGTAAAATTTTCAAGATTTCAGAGGGAAAAATAAAAATGCAGAACGCTTGACAAAAATCAAGAAACACTTATAATAGAGACAGACTTCACAATTCGACCAAACCCCAAGGAGGTTATCCCTGTGTCCTTAAAACAACGCATTCACAATAAAGAGCCGATTAAGATCGCCGGTGGTGTCCCGTTCGGCTGCACCCGCGACGAGATGGAAACCGTCCTAAGCGGAGATGACTACGATTTAATCGGGACTGATCACCAGCATGCAGCCGCGAACGAAGACAAACTCGTTGAATTCTGTAAGATGGCAAACGAATTCAGTATCGGTGTACAACTCCGTATCAAACACACCCGAAACGCTTACTTGATAGGCAACCTGTTAGATTTAGGTCCGCTTGCTATTGTCGTGCCACAGGTTGAGAAAATTGAAACCGTGGATGAGGCGATTGATGCCTTCTATTATCCTCAGCAGGGAAAACGGAGTTGGGGTCCCAGTAGTGGGTACGGCATCGACCGCGGCATGGATCGCCTTGAATATGCCGAGTGGTGGAACAACAACGGTATCCTTATCATACAGATTGAATCCGTTGATGCCGTGATTAACGTCCACAAATTGGCAAAACCGGGCGTGGATATGGTAACCTTCGGCGAAAACGACCTCAATTTCAGCATAGAATCATATCCGAGTGCTCCGTTTAAGAACCTCCAAGAGTGTATTGCCCATGTAGAAGTCCAGTTGGCAGATACACACGTCAAAGTAGGTGCCGGACGCTCGCCATCGGGTTCACTGTAAGAACAATTTCTGGATGGCGGCAATCTTAAGCGAAGAATATCTCTCACAAACTTGGTGTGATTAGAATATCAGTAAGGAGTATCATAATGTCAAAACGGATTAAAATCGGAATTATCGGGTGTGGTATGATATCCGGCTCACACGTCAACGGATACCTCGCGCATCCGCAGCACGCTGAAATCGTTGCTGTCTGCGATACAGTGGAAGCGAACGTAAAGCGGCGACACGCGGAAGTCTTGTCGGGCGCAGCGGCACGCGCCGAAACCGCAAAAGCCGACGCAGAAAAGGCGGATACCGCAGAGGCACGCGAACAACTGAAAGCCAATGCTGCGCTCTGGGCAGAATATGCCGACAACGGAGTCAAAATCTTCAGCGACTACAATGAGATGATCAAGGCATGCGATTTAGATGCCGTCAGTCTTGCGACACCCCCGTTTGTCCATGAAGGTCCCACCGTTGCAGCTGCACAGGCTGGAAAACATGTTTTCTGCGAAAAGCCTATGGCGCGGACAGCAACAGAGGCGAGAAATATGCGTGATGCCTGCGACGCGGCCGGCGTTAAACTCGCGTACCAGAGTGGTGGCACATGCCTTGATCCAACGAGTTACGCCATCCGGGACTACATCACCTCTGGGCAACTTGGCGATGTCTACTACGGTAGACTCACCAGTTATCGCGTCCGCGGCAGACCTAATGTCGATATGTTTGGTTTCGGCAAATGGTTCCTTAATTCCGCCTATAGTGGTGGTGGCACAGTATACGATACAGGGGTCTACGACATCAACCGTTCTATCTATCTGCTTGGTTCTCCACAACCTGCCACAATCAGTGGTATCGCCTACCGTGGAATGCTCCCTGAGTACACAGGTGAGGAGATTAACGACGTTGAGGAACACGTGTCTATCTTTGTCCGGTTCACCAATGGCATGTCCTTTACTTATGAACACGGTTGGGCAGGTAATTTGGCGGAACACCCGCAAGGCATTTTCATTTTCGGTTCCAAAGGTTCGTTCAGCGGCAATAAACTCTTCCTTGAAAAGGGGAAGTGGGATACCGACGATCAAGGCAACCGTAGGCGTTATCAAAGCGATCTCGTCGAAACGCCATTGGAACTGCCAGAGAAGTCTTTCCCTGATAAGTTCCGCGATTTTCTCAACGCCTGTAACAGCGACGCGCAGCCCGTCAGCAATGCTGATGTCGGTTTGAAGGTTACAGAGATTATGAGCGGTTCGCTCTTATCAGCGAAACTCGGACGCGAAATCAGTGTAGAAGAACTTTATGAGATAGAAGCACTCCGCACCGAGCCGACACCGGGTTGGCCGATTCCATAAAGCGACACGCTTCGGATTTAAGGTTGACAAATACCCTTTTAATCGGGTATCCTTTAATGTGTTGTTGGGCGTGCAAAAATAGGCAGCAAATAGAAGATACTACCTTGAAGGAACAGGATATGGAGGATTAAATTTGAAAAGTTTTGAGTTTCATGAACCTACTACCCTCGCGGAGGCATCTCGCCTGTTCGCGGAGGAACACGCGCAGCTTCTCGCAGGCGGGACAGACCTCGTTATCGGTATGAAGGCACTTACTGAAACACCGGAGTCTGTGATTAGCCTACAGAAAATTCCAGGACTGGCGGGTATCACCACGGAAGCCGATAATAGTATTAGCATCGGTGCGACGACAAAAGTGCGCGAAGTTGAGTTGTCTGGAGACATTCAGCAACACCATACCGCGTTGGCGGAAGGGGCATCGGAAATCGGCTCTATCCAAATCCGAAATCTCGCAACTATTGGTGGTAATATCGCACATGCTTCGCCAGCGGCAGATACGGTTGCAGGGTTGCTTGTCGCCGATGCACAGGTTGACATCGCAAGTGCCGATAGTGAACGGAGCGTGCCAATTGATGAGCTCTTCACGGGACCCGGGCAGACGGTTCTAACACCCGGTGAGATTATCACACGTTTCCGGCTCCCGAGTCCTGCGTCTGGTTCGCACTACATCAAGCACAAGATCCGTGAAGTAATGGATTTGGCGTTTATCGGTGTTGCTGCTGCTGTCAATTTGGACAACGGAACGATTATAGATGCCCGGATCGGACTCGCCGCAGTCGCACCGACACCGATTCGCGCGGTGGAAGCAGAGAACCTCCTAAATGGGAACGCACCTACGGCAGAACTTTTGGAACAAGCCGGTGAAGCAGCGGCAGCCGGATGCAGCCCGATATCCGATTTACGATGCTCCGCTGAACATCGCAGAGAGATGGTCGATGTCCTTACAAGAAGAACCCTCCAATACGCTTTGGAGAGAGCAAGCGCGTAGAAAGCATTTATATCTAACGCGAGGACTGATCGTCATACCTCGCATCGTCCGATAAATCAAGGAGAAAAAATATGGCAAAACTCCCTGTCAATTTAACAGTCAACGGAGACGAACACGATTTACTCATTGAACCCCGAAAAACCTTACTCGCCGTGCTTCGCGATACGGTCGGTTTGACAGGCACCAAAGAGGGATGCAGCACTGGGGACTGCGGTGCATGCACCGTCATCGTTGATGGCAAAGCCGTCACGTCCTGCATGGTACTCGGTGTCACAGCCTCTGGAAAAGAGATTACCACAATCGAAGGCTTAGCCAGTGACGGTGAACTTCATCCTGTCCAACAGGCGTTTATTGAAACAGGTGGCTATCAGTGTGGTTTCTGTACCCCCGGTTTTATCATGGCATCAAAGGCACTCATAGACGAAAATCCCGATAGGACCGAAGAAGAATTCAGACATGCGCTCGGCGGGAATATCTGCCGCTGTACCGGATACACAAAAATTCTTGAAGCAGTTCTGAAAGCCGCGGAAGAGATCCGCACAACCGCATAAAGAACACCAGAAAAATAGTTTTCAGTCATCAGTTTTCAGTCGTCAGTCAAAGAAAGTTTTGACTTACCCAAGCCCTCTTAACTGATAACCGATAACTGATAACTGATGACTCTGAAAAAAGGAGAAAACATGGCAAAGACACATCGGGGATCAGGCATAAGACACCTTTATGTTGATCCAAATGGGAACGTCCACCAAGGCGAATATAACAATGGTCGTGGAACCTGCCCAGTTTGTGAACGCACAGGCGTGAAAGTGCTTTTTGAACGAGAAGTTGGCGAAGATACCGTGAAAGTCTGTAAAAGATGTAATACTGCTATCGGACGCGGTAAACTCCACAATCTCGTTGCCAGTGCATAATAGTTATCAGTTATCGGTTAAGAGGTCTTTCTAACAAATCACCCGCCCATGGAAGGCTTCAACTACACGTGAATTGTAAAAATATATCTCTTAACTGAAAACCGAGAACCGAGAACTGACAATCACTCAGAAAGGAGCATTAGATGTCAGAATATACTGTTGTCGGACAAACGGTCGCACGGGTTGATGCCGTCGAAAAAGTGACCGGTGCCGCCCAATACGGTGCAGATGTCCATCCCCCGGGCATGCTCTACGGCAAAATTGTCCGTAGTCAACACGCGCATGCCAATATACGCAGCATTGATACCAGCGAAGCCGAAAAACTGCCGGGTGTCAGGGCAATCATCACACAAGATGATGTGCCAAGTGGGCGTAGAGTTTTTGCAACCGATAAAGTGCTTTACTTAGGTGAACCGCTCGCTGCTGTTGCCGCAACCGATCCTGATATTGCTGAAGAAGCCGCTGAACTCATTAAGATTGATTACGAAGTACTACCGGTTGTGCAAGACGTTATGGAAGCCATCAAACCTTCAGCACCGCGCTTGCAGGGTGATGACACAAAAGATGGTCCCAGTCGGCGACAAATCAGTGGACAAATCCGAACATTGTCTCGTGATAAAGAGAACGACCACAGCGACGAAATCAGCAAACTTGAAGCAGAATTAGAGAACTATCCAGACGAAGTTTATTATAACATTTCCGCTGAAAGCCATACCGAAGCAGGCGACGTTGAAAAAGGATTCGCAGAATCTGATATCGTTGTTGAGGACACCTATGTGATCCCGCGAGTCCACCAGACTTACATGGAACCGCACGTCTCTGTTGCCAGTGCAGATTCGTCCGGCAAGGTTACTGTCTGGGCATCTACACAGGGTCCGTTTGCGATCCGATCCGGTATCGCTGGAACACTCGGTATCCCGTTGACGCAAATCAATGTCATCGGAACAACGATGGGTGGCGGCTTTGGCGGACGTTTCGGGGTTATCATCACGCACGTCCCCGCCGTGCTACTCTCGCAGAAAACAGGGCGTCCGGTGCGCGTGCAGATGACGCGTGAAGAGGAATTCACTGACGGTAGACCCGCACCTGGGTGCGTTATCAAACTGAAAACAGGTGCGACGAATGACGGGCGCATCCTCGCACGCGAGGCACTCGCCTTCTGGGATTCTGGCTCCGTCTCCGGCGCATCGATTGGAAGCACAATTCGGGTCCGTGGTGTCTACAAGATTCCGAATCTCAAGGTAGACGCTTACGGCGTTCATACTAACAAATCCGGCACAGCTGCTTATAGGGCACCAGGAGCCCCGCAAGCCATTTTCGCAGGTGAATCTCAACTTGATGAGATAGCAGAACGTATCGGTATGGATCCCGTTAAATTCCGTCTCATGAACATGCGCGAAGAAGGCGATGAAGTCCCAGCGGGTGGCAGTGAACCTAAAGTCGGTTATAAAGAGACCTTGGAGGCTGTCGCTGATGCTGCTGGATGGTGGGATCGGGAAGCCGATGAAAACCAAGGATGGGGGGTCGCTGTCGGTGATTGGACAAACGGTTGTGGCCCGGGTGGTGTTTATGTCTCTGTTCACGAGGATGGAAGTGTTCGTATCTTCCACGGGTCTATGGACATCACAGGTACGGATACTGCGATTTCGCAGATTATCGCCGAAATCCTGACTGTGCCTTATGAAAGTGTCACAATACGACGCGGCGATACGGATTCCGCACCGTATTCTACAGGGTCAGGTGGAAGCGTTGTAACGTTCACAATGGGGAACACCGCAAAATTGGCGGCTGAGGACGCGCACCGACGGATTCTCGAACTCGCTTCAGAACGGCTGAATACCAATGTGGAGAATCTTGAGCTCAAAGATGGAGCCGTCCACGTTATCAGCGCAGAACCACCGAAGTCTATCTCATTGGGCGAACTTGCGGCGTATAGCCTCTCCACGACTGGCGGTCCGATCGTCGGAAAAGGTTCCTTCGCACGGCAAGCCAGCACACCCGCACTCGCAGCACAGATTGCTAAAGTTGAAGTTGATCCCGGCACCGGTAGAACCAGAGTCCTCAAACTTGTTGCTTCGCAAGATGTCGGCTTCGCTATCAACCCAATGGCGGTTGAGGGTCAGATTGAAGGTGGAACAGTGCAAGGTTACGCATGGGCAATGATGGAAGAGATGCAGTACGGCGAAGAAGGGAACATCAATCCCGGCTTCGTCGATTACCGCGTCCCTACCTCTGCGGATCTCCCAACGGTGGAGTCTGTTATTGTTGAAGTGCCTGCACCGAACGGTCCGTATGGTGCCAAAGGGGTCGGCGAACCGCCTATCACGCCAACATTGGCAACGATGGCAAATGCTGTCAAAGATGCTATCGGCATACGGATTACCGAGCTGCCGATCAAACCTGAAAGAGTTGTTGATGCTTTGAAGAGCAACGGACACGGTGCGTAGTTCGCTACGCAAGAATATTTGCGAGGCATTCGTACCGCACACATTTGAATATAGGTAGGTGCACAGCAGAGGTACGCCTACCTATCAACAAGTTTGTGAAAAAGAGGAGAAGGTGTTTCCAAGTTTGACTAAAGTTGGAAACACCCAAAACATTGATGACACCGCTTCTTGAAAAAGCTCTCAGCGAAGTTTATAAACTGTCCCCTGAAGAACAGGATGCCATTGCTGCTGTGATTCTTGAAGAGCTGGAAGATGAACAGAAATGGAGTAAGGCTTTTGCCGAATCACAGGATCAGCTCGCCCAACTTGCACACAGAGTCCGTGCTGATATTAAAGCAGGGCATAGTGAAAAAATGGACATTGATGAGTTGTGAACTCGTATTTAACAAG
It contains:
- a CDS encoding DUF3179 domain-containing protein, producing MKNYTLILILLLATISCASAEDQADYSDDKIRTLLPFDAIPAITEPQFVSAGAAKLDPDAPVIGVTFNDESHAYSLYLLNGHEIVNDVVGGLNIATTWUPLCKTAIVYSRDLDGKTYTFGVSGKLWRDALLMYDHQTRSLWSHITGEAIQGPLTGKRLKMLASMPQIAWKTWQLNYPKTQVLSVPTGGGMRESRSQDAYADYHASRRAGVSGMEYTDNRLPNKSLVIGVQLQTKDGAPGRDGADGQDGADGGRGGDGGDGGAGGRGGDGGDGGDGGQDGTAGQDGAPGRSGNFDPYNTQFRAYPLTHFAETTVINDMVGEVPLLIFHDKVSFATAVFKRNVAKDVRNFRSQDGHFVEDNTGTRWNLVTGEATSGKDKGKRLERVPAVNIYWFAWARYYPQTTIYRQ
- a CDS encoding SDR family NAD(P)-dependent oxidoreductase encodes the protein MRLKGQVCIITGGGSGIGRGAALTMAEEGATVVIIGRTESKLTSVKAEVETAGGTATTYALDVADYDAVAQMAADVLDKHGRIDVLVNNAGHSSHNRRLLNTTPEEARSVIDSNLIGTFFCTQAVVPAMLKAKSGTIINISSLAAVTPGPFSGFAYGAAKAGVINFTEFLNSDLRNTGIRASVIIPGEVATPILDNRPIPPDADARATMVGVDETSAAILLIATLPQRSNIPELVIRPTMHRNMTGEVVELDD
- a CDS encoding phytanoyl-CoA dioxygenase family protein, translated to MYTIHSTLTEEEKWYFDLHGFLVLRNIIPKDEITEMLDLLQHWLTIDEADIPPPLDRGRQEPCKTHIGHIQYGHHLFQDLAMNPEVMRVVAGLTMNAPRLFHCNFTMMTKHDAPQHFHRDDSGFRFPPGFRNPHNDYQAAAGHIYCSHIATWVALVDVPPGTGFCLVPGSHKSLFQTPENLPVQHDPPTSITLPMTAGDVVIFSTNLLHDASPWTEDYPRMNIFQRYQLSAYFNETGKGGYPLDEHRDKISDAQYELESLSKEVKAAVKPILPNGG
- a CDS encoding aldolase/citrate lyase family protein, translating into MSLKQRIHNKEPIKIAGGVPFGCTRDEMETVLSGDDYDLIGTDHQHAAANEDKLVEFCKMANEFSIGVQLRIKHTRNAYLIGNLLDLGPLAIVVPQVEKIETVDEAIDAFYYPQQGKRSWGPSSGYGIDRGMDRLEYAEWWNNNGILIIQIESVDAVINVHKLAKPGVDMVTFGENDLNFSIESYPSAPFKNLQECIAHVEVQLADTHVKVGAGRSPSGSL
- a CDS encoding Gfo/Idh/MocA family oxidoreductase, whose product is MSKRIKIGIIGCGMISGSHVNGYLAHPQHAEIVAVCDTVEANVKRRHAEVLSGAAARAETAKADAEKADTAEAREQLKANAALWAEYADNGVKIFSDYNEMIKACDLDAVSLATPPFVHEGPTVAAAQAGKHVFCEKPMARTATEARNMRDACDAAGVKLAYQSGGTCLDPTSYAIRDYITSGQLGDVYYGRLTSYRVRGRPNVDMFGFGKWFLNSAYSGGGTVYDTGVYDINRSIYLLGSPQPATISGIAYRGMLPEYTGEEINDVEEHVSIFVRFTNGMSFTYEHGWAGNLAEHPQGIFIFGSKGSFSGNKLFLEKGKWDTDDQGNRRRYQSDLVETPLELPEKSFPDKFRDFLNACNSDAQPVSNADVGLKVTEIMSGSLLSAKLGREISVEELYEIEALRTEPTPGWPIP
- a CDS encoding xanthine dehydrogenase family protein subunit M, with product MKSFEFHEPTTLAEASRLFAEEHAQLLAGGTDLVIGMKALTETPESVISLQKIPGLAGITTEADNSISIGATTKVREVELSGDIQQHHTALAEGASEIGSIQIRNLATIGGNIAHASPAADTVAGLLVADAQVDIASADSERSVPIDELFTGPGQTVLTPGEIITRFRLPSPASGSHYIKHKIREVMDLAFIGVAAAVNLDNGTIIDARIGLAAVAPTPIRAVEAENLLNGNAPTAELLEQAGEAAAAGCSPISDLRCSAEHRREMVDVLTRRTLQYALERASA
- a CDS encoding (2Fe-2S)-binding protein, whose translation is MAKLPVNLTVNGDEHDLLIEPRKTLLAVLRDTVGLTGTKEGCSTGDCGACTVIVDGKAVTSCMVLGVTASGKEITTIEGLASDGELHPVQQAFIETGGYQCGFCTPGFIMASKALIDENPDRTEEEFRHALGGNICRCTGYTKILEAVLKAAEEIRTTA
- a CDS encoding xanthine dehydrogenase family protein molybdopterin-binding subunit, which gives rise to MSEYTVVGQTVARVDAVEKVTGAAQYGADVHPPGMLYGKIVRSQHAHANIRSIDTSEAEKLPGVRAIITQDDVPSGRRVFATDKVLYLGEPLAAVAATDPDIAEEAAELIKIDYEVLPVVQDVMEAIKPSAPRLQGDDTKDGPSRRQISGQIRTLSRDKENDHSDEISKLEAELENYPDEVYYNISAESHTEAGDVEKGFAESDIVVEDTYVIPRVHQTYMEPHVSVASADSSGKVTVWASTQGPFAIRSGIAGTLGIPLTQINVIGTTMGGGFGGRFGVIITHVPAVLLSQKTGRPVRVQMTREEEFTDGRPAPGCVIKLKTGATNDGRILAREALAFWDSGSVSGASIGSTIRVRGVYKIPNLKVDAYGVHTNKSGTAAYRAPGAPQAIFAGESQLDEIAERIGMDPVKFRLMNMREEGDEVPAGGSEPKVGYKETLEAVADAAGWWDREADENQGWGVAVGDWTNGCGPGGVYVSVHEDGSVRIFHGSMDITGTDTAISQIIAEILTVPYESVTIRRGDTDSAPYSTGSGGSVVTFTMGNTAKLAAEDAHRRILELASERLNTNVENLELKDGAVHVISAEPPKSISLGELAAYSLSTTGGPIVGKGSFARQASTPALAAQIAKVEVDPGTGRTRVLKLVASQDVGFAINPMAVEGQIEGGTVQGYAWAMMEEMQYGEEGNINPGFVDYRVPTSADLPTVESVIVEVPAPNGPYGAKGVGEPPITPTLATMANAVKDAIGIRITELPIKPERVVDALKSNGHGA